One segment of Drosophila gunungcola strain Sukarami unplaced genomic scaffold, Dgunungcola_SK_2 000076F, whole genome shotgun sequence DNA contains the following:
- the LOC128264667 gene encoding protein ultraspiracle codes for MDNCDQDASFRLSHIKEEVKPDISQLNDSNNSSFSPKAESPGPFMQAMSMVHVLPGSNSAGSNNNNSGGGVDAQMAQAPNSAAAAAAAAAVQQQYPPNHPLSGSKHLCSICGDRASGKHYGVYSCEGCKGFFKRTVRKDLTYACRENRNCIIDKRQRNRCQYCRYQKCLTCGMKREAVQEERQRGARNAAGRLSASGPGSVGSSSVGGGSSSSGLGVGSGGGLGSGNGSDDFMTNSVSRDFSIERILEAEQRAETQSGDRALTFLRVGPYSTVQPDYKGAVSALCQVVNKQLFQMVEYARMMPHFAQVPLDDQVILLKAAWIELLIANVAWCSIVSLDDGGAGGGVSGGGGLGHDGSFERRSPGLQPQQLFLNQSFSYHRNSAIKAGVSAIFDRILSELSVKMKRLNLDRRELACLKAIILYNPDIRGIKNRAEIEMCREKVYACLDEHCRLEHPGDDGRFAQLLLRLPALRSISLKCQDHLFLFRITSDRPLEELFLEQLEAPPPPGLAMKLE; via the coding sequence ATGGACAACTGCGACCAGGACGCCAGCTTCCGGCTGAGCCACATCAAGGAGGAGGTCAAGCCGGATATCTCGCAGCTGaacgacagcaacaacagcagcttCTCGCCCAAGGCCGAGAGTCCTGGGCCCTTCATGCAGGCCATGTCCATGGTCCACGTGCTGCCCGGCTCCAATTCGGCTGGttccaacaacaacaatagtgGCGGCGGAGTAGACGCTCAGATGGCGCAGGCGCCCAACTCggctgcagcagctgccgccgcagcagccgtCCAGCAGCAGTATCCGCCCAATCATCCGCTAAGCGGCAGCAAGCACCTCTGCTCCATCTGCGGAGACCGGGCCAGCGGCAAGCACTACGGCGTCTACAGCTGCGAGGGCTGCAAGGGCTTCTTTAAGCGCACGGTGCGCAAGGATCTCACATATGCGTGCCGCGAGAACCGTAACTGCATCATAGACAAGCGGCAGAGGAACCGCTGCCAGTACTGCCGCTACCAGAAGTGCCTCACCTGCGGCATGAAACGCGAGGCGGTGCAGGAGGAGCGTCAGCGCGGCGCACGCAATGCGGCGGGCAGGCTGAGTGCCAGCGGACCCGGCTCAGTTGGCTCCAGCTCTGTGGGTGGCGGTTCCAGCTCTAGCGGACTGGGCGTTGGATCCGGTGGTGGCTTGGGAAGCGGCAACGGCTCCGACGACTTTATGACCAACAGCGTGTCCAGGGACTTCTCGATCGAGCGCATCCTGGAGGCCGAACAGCGGGCGGAGACTCAGAGTGGCGATCGAGCGCTGACCTTTCTGCGCGTCGGTCCCTATTCCACGGTCCAGCCGGATTACAAGGGAGCCGTGTCCGCCCTGTGCCAGGTGGTCAACAAGCAGCTCTTCCAGATGGTCGAATACGCGCGGATGATGCCACACTTCGCCCAGGTGCCGCTGGACGACCAGGTCATTCTTCTGAAGGCCGCCTGGATCGAGCTGCTCATCGCGAACGTGGCCTGGTGCAGCATCGTGTCGCTGGATGACGGCGGTGCCGGTGGAGGAGTAAGCGGGGGCGGTGGCCTTGGGCACGACGGCTCCTTTGAGCGACGGTCACCGGGActgcagccgcagcagctgTTCCTCAACCAGAGCTTCTCGTACCATCGCAACAGTGCTATCAAGGCCGGTGTTTCGGCCATCTTCGATCGCATCCTGTCCGAGCTGAGCGTCAAGATGAAGCGACTGAATCTGGACCGACGCGAACTGGCCTGCCTGAAGGCGATCATACTGTACAACCCGGACATACGCGGCATCAAGAACCGGGCGGAGATCGAGATGTGCCGGGAGAAGGTGTACGCCTGTCTGGACGAGCACTGTCGCCTGGAGCACCCCGGCGACGATGGCCGCTTCGcgcagttgctgctgcgccTGCCCGCGCTGCGATCGATCAGCCTTAAGTGTCAGGACCACCTGTTCCTCTTCCGCATCACCAGCGACCGGCCGCTGGAGGAGCTCTTTCTGGAACAGCTAGAGGCGCCGCCGCCGCCTGGTCTGGCGATGAAACTGGAGTAG
- the LOC128264666 gene encoding protein trapped in endoderm-1 yields the protein MFPPGQNQNPLPLSLIPLPVPDPYAISKAVQDPESLDLDVDVNLHLDGGRQELFEGYSDELLTIAWVACIVFIIVGVPGNLLTIVALSRGRQTRNSTAIFIINLSCSDLLFGCFNLPLAASTFMERAWTHGDLWCRLFPMLRYGLLAVSLLSVSLITINRYIIIAHPRQYPRIYQRRYLALMVAGTWVTTFSIMIPTWRGVWGIFGLDVSIGSCSILHDRYGRSPKEFLFIAAFMVPCICIVICYARIFLLVRKAAIRAGTAGKSNVSDVTPSSTTQQNQAPAMAMQKRPEKASTSSGEAQDAPISGRPFVVEEQLAYIDDNASADSLPISYSIRRRDQEQQLQHQQPPVDANVVLKERDHEKFSLGRSQTQLEMGKSAGKNPITTSLRTSFTRFSPRKSHYVSMGNTSNASSIYPGRMSAKDRRLLKMILVIFVWFVICYLPITVAKIWKSATELHWFNIAGYLLIYLTTCINPLIYVLMSSEYRRAYWNLLRCHGSPDPHKQQRNQVHSNAKRKHLESTNRQVKATT from the exons ATGTTCCCACCCGgccaaaatcaaaatccgCTACCGCTTTCGTTGATACCACTGCCAGTTCCCGATCCCTATGCGATTAGCAAGGCCGTCCAGGATCCGGAGAGTCTGGAcctggatgtggatgtgaacCTCCACCTGGATGGGGGGCGGCAAGAGCTGTTCGAGGGTTACTCGGACGAGCTGCTGACCATCGCCTGGGTGGCCTGCATTGTGTTCATCATCGTGGGTGTGCCCGGCAATCTGCTCACGATCGTAGCTTTATCACGTGGTCGGCAGACCCGCAACTCAACGGCCATATTCATCATCAACCTGTCCTGCTCGGATCTGCTCTTCGGCTGCTTCAATCTTCCCCTGGCAGCCTCCACTTTCATGGAGCGGGCCTGGACGCACGGTGATCTGTGGTGCAGGTTGTTTCCGATGCTGCGGTATGGCCTGCTGGCGGTTTCACTGCTCTCCGTGTCGTTGATCACCATCAACCGGTACATCATCATCGCCCATCCCAGGCAGTATCCCAG GATCTACCAGCGACGGTACTTGGCTCTCATGGTGGCCGGCACCTGGGTTACCACCTTCTCCATAATGATACCCACCTGGCGCGGCGTGTGGGGTATCTTTGGCCTAGACGTTAGCATCGGATCCTGCTCCATTCTGCACGATCGCTACGGCAGATCGCCCAAGGAGTTCCTCTTCATCGCCGCCTTCATGGTGCCCTGCATCTGCATTGTGATCTGCTATGCTAGAATATTCCTGCTGGTGCGAAAGGCGGCCATTCGAGCTGGAACCGCTGGAAAGAGCAATGTCAGTGATGTGACCCCCAGTTCCACGACTCAGCAGAACCAAGCCCCAGCCATGGCCATGCAAAAGAGGCCGGAAAAGGCCAGTACGTCCAGCGGCGAGGCACAGGATGCACCAATCTCCGGACGACCCTTTGTAGTGGAGGAGCAGCTGGCGTACATCGATGACAATGCCTCGGCGGACAGCCTGCCTATCTCGTACAGCATCCGGAGGAGGGATCAGgaacagcagctgcagcaccagcagcCACCCGTGGATGCGAATGTGGTGCTTAAGGAGCGGGATCACGAGAAGTTTAGCCTGGGACGCAGTCAAACGCAACTGGAGATGGGCAAGTCGGCTGG AAAGAACCCTATTACGACCTCGCTTCGGACTTCCTTCACCAGGTTCAGTCCGCGAAAGTCGCACTACGTCTCCATGGGCAACACCTCGAATGCTTCCTCCATTTACCCGGGCAGGATGAGTGCCAAGGACCGAAGGTTGCTAAAGATGATACTGGTGATCTTTGTGTGGTTCGTCATCTGCTACCTGCCCATCACGGTGGCCAAAATCTGGAAGAGCGCCACCGAGTTGCACTGGTTTAATATCGCCGGCTATCTACTCATCTACCTGACCACCTGCATCAACCCGCTGATCTACGTCCTGATGAGCTCCGAGTACCGAAGGGCCTACTGGAACCTACTACGCTGTCATGGATCACCAGATCCCCACAAACAGCAACGGAATCAGGTCCACTCCAATGCCAAGCGGAAGCACCTGGAGTCCACCAATCGCCAGGTGAAGGCCACGACGTGA
- the LOC128264665 gene encoding G-protein coupled receptor moody, translating into MSDETTISLDGYPPLEALTTMAPPADESGFSQSLLTFAAVMTFLIMIVGICGNLLTVVALLKCPKVRNVAAAFIISLCIADLLFCALVLPFQGLRFVQGTWRHGQVLCRLIPFIQYGNIGVSLLCIAMITINRYVMITHHGLYARIYKRHWIAVMIAACWLFSYGMQLPTLLGEWGRFGYDSRLQTCSIMTDDHGHSSKTTLFITAFVIPCLVIIACYAKIFWVVHKSEQRLKRHATKQNSIPNNLRPLANTGSGALPSSGESQQQPGNRVSSDSSSSFSTEVPETAPSGKQQPTRVKDQREVRAKRNEWRITKMVLAIFLSFVVCYLPITIVKVADKNVEHPSLHICSYILLYLSACINPIIYVIMNKQYRKAYKTVVFCQPARLLLPFGKTNGASSAAEKWKDTGLSNNHSRTIVSQMSGGTGAAGSGAGSAVQSTPASQPAVQALELMSRGPDLISKSNLPPLPSVTPPPPPSVLTATPNLRLPLKKNNHSYTNSGFNSSSSPSSGIGISSSSIYRPGVGLLGSGSASIRRITMVGDDIILEEEELPPTPPATSAPTTPAPPPPSSSVPTHPLAVTQTGTATTGTPHIYMNVDSPKRNQSYAECNTNAAAPPGDNSGSATVSVSGSKLTAKMKFPKD; encoded by the exons ATGAGTGACGAGACAACTATTAGCCTAGACGGCTATCCTCCCCTGGAGGCGCTGACGACTATGGCTCCGCCGGCAGATGAGAGCGG CTTTTCACAGTCGCTTTTGACCTTTGCCGCGGTCATGACCTTTCTCATAATGATCGTTGGCATTTGCGGCAACTTGCTGACTGTGGTGGCCCTTCTTAAGTGTCCCAAGGTGCGCAACGTGGCCGCCGCCTTCATCATCAG TCTGTGTATTGCCGATCTGTTGTTCTGCGCCCTGGTGCTGCCTTTCCAAGGTCTGCGCTTTGTCCAGGGAACCTGGCGCCATGGGCAGGTATTGTGCCGCCTGATTCCATTCATCCAGTACGGAAACATTGGGGTTTCCCTGCTGTGCATCGCAATGATCACAATCAATCGGTATGTGATGATCACCCACCACGGACTGTATGCCAGGATCTATAAACGCCACTGGATTGCGGTTATGATCGCAGCGTGCTGGCTGTTCTCCTACGGCATGCAATTGCCGACACTGCTGGGGGAATGGGGCCGCTTTGGCTATGACTCGCGCCTTCAGACCTGCTCCATTATGACCGACGACCATGGACACAGCAGCAAGACGACGCTGTTCATCACTGCCTTTGTCATTCCCTGTCTGGTGATCATTGCCTGCTACGCCAAGATCTTCTGGGTGGTGCACAAGTCGGAGCAGCGCCTGAAGCGGCATGCCACCAAGCAGAACTCGATACCTAACAATCTGCGTCCACTGGCCAACACGGGATCTGGGGCCCTGCCCTCGAGCGGGGAGAGCCAGCAGCAACCGGGCAACCGAGTCTCCTcggacagcagcagcagcttctCCACCGAAGTCCCAGAGACGGCGCCCAGTGGCAAGCAGCAGCCGACCAGGGTCAAGGATCAACGCGAAGTGCGTGCCAAGCGAAACGAGTGGCGCATCACCAAGATGGTGCTGGCCATCTTCCTGTCCTTCGTCGTCTGCTACCTGCCCATTACCATTGTCAAGGTGGCCGACAAGAATGTGGAGCACCCCAGCCTGCACATCTGCAGCTACATCCTGCTCTACTTGTCGGCCTGCATCAATCCGATCATCTATGTCATCATGAACAAGCAGTACCGCAAGGCCTACAAGACAGTGGTCTTCTGCCAGCCCGCTCGACTCCTTTTGCCCTTCGGAAAGACCAATGGCGCCAGCAGCGCTGCAG AGAAATGGAAAGATACCGGGTTGAGCAACAACCACAGCCGCACCATCGTCTCCCAGATGTCGGGGGGAACGGGAGCGGCGGGATCGGGAGCGGGATCGGCGGTACAGAGCACACCGGCAAGTCAGCCAGCAGTCCAGGCCCTGGAGCTGATGTCGCGCGGACCAGATCTGATCAGCAAATCGAACCTCCCCCCGCTGCCATCAGTAacgcctcctccgccgcccTCAGTCCTCACGGCGACGCCAAACCTGCGACTGCCGCTCAAGAAGAACAATCACTCCTACACCAACAGCGGcttcaacagcagcagcagtcccAGCAGCGGGATCGGgatcagcagcagctccatttACCGGCCCGGAGTTGGATTACTGGGGAGCGGATCGGCATCGATCCGGCGCATAACAATGGTGGGCGACGACATAAtactggaggaggaggagctgccgCCCACGCCGCCGGCGACCTCAGCGCCCACAACGCCGGCACCTCCGCCGCCGTCGTCCTCAGTGCCAACGCATCCGCTCGCCGTAACCCAAACGGGAACGGCGACGACCGGGACGCCCCACATCTACATGAACGTGGACAGCCCGAAGAGAAACCAATCCTACGCGGAGTGTAATACAAATGCCGCAGCACCACCGGGGGATAACTCCGGTTCGGCAACCGTCTCCGTTTCAGGCTCCAAGCTGACGGCTAAGATGAAATTCCCAAAAGACTAA
- the LOC128264668 gene encoding E3 ubiquitin-protein ligase RNF128: MSYNNVICTICSDRYRTTDNIHAGTCGHAFHEECLNRWREQSRTCPICRCQDAAYFQLYLDFEELPESGSAQGAGSTSGRNQNQGHSDSSLSSSSSNSNNNIIASSTGDYGGIMREYENLLYETGVYQEEIEYLNERIGALTLRNSQLCKVHGESDTDCD; this comes from the exons ATGAGCTATAACAACGTGATTTGTACGATCTGTTCGGATCGGTATCGCACCACAGACAATATTCACGCCGGTACCTGTGGACACGCATTCCACGAGGAGTGCCTGAATCGCTGGCGAGAGCA ATCAAGAACTTGCCCCATCTGCCGCTGCCAGGATGCCGCGTACTTTCAGCTCTATCTGGATTTTGAGGAGTTGCCGGAAAGCGGATCGGCGCAGGGGGCTGGCAGTACAAGCGGGCGGAATCAAAACCAAGGCCACAGCGACAGCAgcctcagcagcagcagcagcaacagcaacaacaacatcattGCCAGCAGTACTGGCGATTACGGGGGGATTATGAGAGAGTATGAGAATCTGCTATATGAGACGGGCGTGTATCAGGAGGAGATAGAATATCTAAATGAGCGCATCGGTGCCTTAACCCTTCGTAATTCTCAACTCTGCAAAGTCCATGGAGAGTCGGACACGGATTGTGATTAG